In one window of Poriferisphaera corsica DNA:
- a CDS encoding vWA domain-containing protein, protein MSFLTPITAAIAAAIAIPALVLLYFLKLKRRRMSVASTILWKQSVQDLQVNSPFQKIKRNLLLFVQLLILGLLLFAVARPIIQAEVMPGKRIVILIDHSGSMNAKDGSPTRLDDAKSAALRIINNLDIKQTADNENGAMIVTFAERPQVLTKFTTNKAALRNAVDMIQPTDQRSVLSLALSVIEPEVLQRTSDSSTTTQVYIISDGQVHNLNARPLAISGADLQYVRVGTPESEDPPKNLAITALSTRRDPDRPQYVQVYAKVNNYNHAKTQTSLTLRVNGKVANVRPMTINSASSDGPASSSVQFDLRFPGYARIDLAINSDDALLSDNYASTILAPAKRLRVLLVTEGNAYWQLALKSVGIRELVTMRPRKYENQDLSTLMRGGWDTSGLIGATGEGFDVIVFDSYTPSKLPPVNSIFMGGVPSVNELELKAFSNQDNLPVTGFLSWERDHPVMVSVALDDVMIRSPGWLAVPSNAKILATSETGPVLAEVKQDGRHYLISAFSLLDSRWPLHTSFPVFVDNAIQYLGLGKLAEQSGVSYQTGEVATIPVLGKDQIQYTGPAALSTAEPRQGLAILDRFDRAGVYQTDSESVEPPFNQLAVNMLDAQESNLATIDRLQVGASAVQGQSTQSAITREIWHLFIWGALIFLLIEWILYTRRMHI, encoded by the coding sequence ATGAGTTTCCTGACACCCATTACTGCAGCTATTGCCGCCGCCATTGCGATCCCCGCTTTGGTGTTGCTGTATTTTCTGAAACTCAAACGCCGCCGCATGTCTGTTGCCTCCACGATACTCTGGAAGCAATCAGTGCAAGACCTGCAGGTCAACTCTCCATTCCAAAAAATTAAACGTAATTTACTGCTCTTCGTACAGCTTCTAATTCTCGGCTTACTGCTTTTTGCTGTTGCCCGTCCGATTATTCAAGCCGAAGTCATGCCCGGCAAGCGCATCGTTATTTTGATTGATCACTCCGGCTCTATGAATGCAAAAGATGGGTCGCCAACGCGTTTAGATGATGCGAAATCAGCTGCCTTACGTATCATCAATAACCTCGATATCAAACAGACTGCGGACAATGAAAACGGTGCGATGATTGTTACGTTCGCGGAGCGTCCGCAAGTTTTAACTAAATTTACGACTAACAAAGCCGCATTACGCAATGCTGTTGATATGATTCAACCGACCGATCAGCGAAGTGTTTTAAGCTTGGCACTTTCTGTGATCGAACCTGAGGTGTTGCAGCGCACAAGTGATAGCAGTACAACAACGCAGGTTTATATCATTTCCGATGGACAGGTTCACAATCTTAATGCTCGGCCGCTTGCAATCAGTGGTGCAGATCTTCAATACGTCCGTGTTGGCACGCCTGAATCTGAGGACCCACCAAAAAATCTTGCGATCACCGCACTCTCGACTCGTCGTGATCCCGATCGCCCACAATACGTTCAGGTTTACGCCAAGGTGAACAATTACAATCACGCAAAAACGCAAACTAGTCTCACACTTCGCGTTAACGGCAAAGTCGCAAATGTACGGCCGATGACAATCAATTCCGCATCATCCGATGGCCCTGCTTCATCAAGTGTTCAATTTGATCTGCGTTTTCCAGGCTATGCTCGCATTGATCTTGCAATCAATAGCGACGATGCGTTGCTCTCTGATAACTATGCCTCAACGATCCTCGCGCCAGCCAAACGCTTACGTGTCTTGCTTGTCACAGAAGGCAACGCCTATTGGCAATTGGCTTTAAAAAGTGTCGGTATCCGCGAACTTGTTACGATGCGCCCACGCAAATATGAGAATCAAGATCTTAGCACACTCATGCGGGGCGGCTGGGATACTAGCGGCCTGATCGGTGCGACCGGTGAGGGCTTTGACGTCATCGTCTTTGACAGCTATACCCCATCTAAGCTGCCGCCAGTAAACAGTATCTTCATGGGCGGCGTACCATCCGTCAATGAACTAGAACTTAAAGCATTCAGCAACCAAGACAATCTACCGGTCACCGGTTTCCTGTCATGGGAGCGTGATCACCCAGTCATGGTCTCCGTTGCATTGGATGATGTTATGATTCGCAGCCCCGGTTGGCTTGCTGTGCCAAGCAATGCAAAAATTCTCGCAACATCAGAAACAGGCCCCGTCCTTGCTGAAGTGAAACAAGATGGTCGGCATTATCTCATCAGCGCCTTTAGCCTGCTCGATAGCCGTTGGCCGCTGCATACCAGTTTCCCTGTCTTTGTCGATAATGCCATCCAATACCTCGGGCTTGGCAAGCTTGCCGAGCAATCTGGTGTCAGCTACCAAACCGGTGAAGTGGCAACCATTCCTGTTCTAGGAAAGGATCAGATCCAATACACAGGCCCAGCCGCCCTCAGCACCGCCGAACCTCGCCAAGGGCTCGCCATACTTGACCGCTTTGATCGAGCCGGCGTCTATCAGACGGATAGTGAATCCGTTGAGCCGCCTTTCAATCAATTGGCTGTCAATATGCTTGATGCGCAAGAAAGCAATTTGGCCACTATCGATAGACTTCAAGTTGGAGCTTCAGCGGTACAAGGGCAGTCCACACAATCCGCGATCACACGTGAAATATGGCATCTTTTCATCTGGGGCGCACTGATATTCCTGCTCATCGAGTGGATTCTCTATACGCGTCGAATGCATATTTAA
- a CDS encoding Fur family transcriptional regulator, protein MSRKNKSKLSELFSRHGLRCTKQRVALYEALQEARTHPTADELYRSLCDHVPAMSLATVYNTLEAFCDVGLAHKMPGTGVNGSARYDADRGDEHLHVRCRVSGKISDIPDDMSRKILDAIPEELLEQIEQQMGYKIDQVRIELVGENKQAISEMGAPEHESERQKRRRRKCLDTTDPEYQKGLAAAMNPVVPRMTPDTDRSKLPRG, encoded by the coding sequence ATGAGCCGAAAGAACAAAAGCAAGCTAAGTGAGCTTTTTTCTCGCCATGGGCTGCGATGCACGAAGCAGCGTGTGGCGTTGTATGAAGCGCTACAGGAAGCTCGAACCCATCCGACCGCTGACGAGTTATATCGCTCGTTATGTGATCATGTGCCTGCTATGAGCTTGGCAACGGTGTATAACACACTTGAGGCGTTCTGCGATGTCGGTCTGGCACACAAGATGCCGGGGACAGGCGTTAATGGCTCTGCGAGATATGATGCGGATCGTGGTGATGAGCATTTACATGTTCGGTGTCGGGTTTCCGGGAAGATTTCGGATATTCCTGACGACATGAGCCGCAAGATCTTGGATGCGATCCCGGAGGAACTGCTTGAGCAAATCGAGCAACAGATGGGATATAAGATAGATCAGGTTCGCATTGAACTAGTCGGTGAGAATAAGCAGGCAATTTCGGAAATGGGGGCCCCTGAGCACGAGAGCGAGCGTCAGAAGCGGCGTCGTCGCAAATGTCTTGATACGACTGATCCTGAATACCAGAAGGGTCTGGCGGCAGCGATGAATCCGGTAGTGCCGAGGATGACACCGGACACGGACAGATCGAAGCTTCCGCGCGGCTAA
- the purM gene encoding phosphoribosylformylglycinamidine cyclo-ligase: MARKNSSKKALTYAEAGVDIEAGDAVVGRIKSHMRKTYGPRVLGQHGAFAGCFRLDYNEKLFKRNYKDPVLVSGTDGVGTKVLLAIDLKVYDTIGQDCVAMNVNDMIVQGAEPLFFLDYVGIHKVVPEQMEQIVKGVADGCHLAGCALLGGETAEMADVYKPGDFDLAGFSVGVAELSKVVDGSRVEEGDIILGLTSSGIHSNGYTLVRKIIEHANLDIRTIYPELDKERTLGQILLEPTRIYSKSICSVLRSYKRKQPIGGMAHITGGGLPGNVNRALPNNLDALINKKSWDVPPIFKFLKKHGNVKPAEMFRVFNMGIGYTMIVRPHFADAIMDKLKRKGETVMKIGEIVKGSGKVQLK; encoded by the coding sequence ATGGCACGTAAAAATAGCAGTAAAAAGGCCCTTACTTACGCTGAGGCAGGTGTGGATATCGAAGCAGGCGACGCTGTCGTCGGTCGTATTAAATCCCATATGCGGAAAACCTATGGCCCGCGCGTGCTCGGACAACACGGTGCTTTCGCTGGGTGTTTCCGGCTCGACTACAACGAAAAACTTTTCAAACGCAATTATAAGGACCCCGTCCTTGTCTCAGGCACCGATGGCGTGGGGACCAAAGTCCTGTTGGCCATCGACCTGAAGGTCTACGACACCATTGGCCAAGATTGCGTGGCCATGAACGTCAACGACATGATCGTTCAAGGCGCCGAGCCGCTCTTTTTCCTCGACTACGTTGGCATCCACAAAGTCGTCCCTGAACAGATGGAACAGATCGTCAAAGGTGTTGCCGACGGTTGTCATCTTGCCGGTTGTGCACTACTCGGCGGTGAAACCGCTGAAATGGCTGATGTCTACAAGCCCGGTGACTTCGACCTTGCCGGTTTCTCAGTCGGTGTTGCCGAACTCTCCAAAGTCGTCGATGGCTCACGCGTCGAAGAAGGCGATATCATCCTTGGCCTCACTTCCTCCGGTATCCATTCCAACGGCTACACCCTTGTCCGGAAAATCATCGAGCACGCAAATCTCGATATCCGCACAATCTATCCCGAACTCGACAAAGAACGCACTCTTGGCCAGATCCTCCTCGAACCCACACGTATCTACAGCAAATCGATTTGCTCCGTTCTCCGATCATATAAACGCAAACAACCCATCGGTGGCATGGCCCACATTACTGGCGGCGGTCTTCCCGGCAACGTCAACCGCGCTCTACCTAATAATCTTGATGCCCTCATCAATAAAAAATCATGGGACGTTCCACCCATCTTCAAATTCCTCAAGAAGCATGGCAACGTTAAGCCCGCAGAAATGTTCCGTGTTTTCAACATGGGGATCGGTTACACCATGATCGTTCGTCCTCACTTCGCAGACGCGATCATGGACAAACTCAAACGCAAAGGTGAGACCGTCATGAAAATCGGCGAGATCGTCAAAGGCTCTGGTAAGGTCCAGCTCAAATAG
- a CDS encoding sensor domain-containing diguanylate cyclase translates to MKHLKTTQYLSTRLMFALFLGGFLVAIILTITNWQTNSQNFQYRFLSQMEQRLDILASQVQLQLVASNKPEAKQLIQQFQQSPEIETVRLIQARSLANNERTHYPQAKDHIHEINSAICDINIAQQSVILYTSLTANETKWNIQARISTENYQQQLLQSNLLNAASALLVIFAAAIVIAYIIRKSLMLPFKQLQKIIKHQAPAKVLQRYGIMHRNEFGILATEISQLIHTIDQENDSLKSLANAHTDLYQNAPAALISIDLEGCIEHANLRATHMLGLANCNAMSDVDAFNYIYPSDRPLLKETLDRLTWQDNCRCNIRLLTQVSEQPIDVAIEAIGVYDELGNLSHARLSLTDISRSKELHRQLQDKTYLMNLVVDHMSDGILLINRDNKVAAINQRMCTLLQSAPEHIQNITYNSHTFWDKLNIKDHDAFIQQVTNIEADNQRPAQERFVSPHCTYLFQGIPVHDGLDNQQGRLWVVSESPDTEHNSRLINQHNQHLSAIKHMAEELTKAKTISDLLEATVSQLNNFFDVEAVGIAIRDNNPNSRTTQLINRKSNICEIAPNREIAQAVQTGLMPEILASPDFAYWPDLDLSKGFWVNNQRSNGWRQTFSNARFTSLAVGPLIDNCGSAQGIIWCAQRSGERFDRHEMLMIEMITPLIEARLEVVQMQESLQAIDLIDPITSLPNQQQFHLAAEHFDHATNSTWSLLLIEVDNYQSCRQSFSHTIANNLLTQVATLIKNNTRRSCFIANYQGPIFAILIPETDPQNLNELAERLSSLATTTTFNLTSDPAHAVVTSFSIGAASSITDGPSITKILARAVTRLDRARKLGRNHIVCTDPASISTAS, encoded by the coding sequence ATGAAACATCTCAAGACCACACAATATCTTTCAACGCGCCTCATGTTTGCCTTATTCCTGGGCGGCTTTCTCGTTGCCATCATTCTCACCATCACCAATTGGCAAACCAATTCCCAAAATTTCCAGTATCGCTTCTTATCTCAAATGGAGCAGCGCCTCGATATACTTGCTAGCCAAGTGCAGCTTCAATTAGTCGCTTCAAATAAACCCGAAGCAAAGCAACTGATCCAGCAATTCCAACAGAGCCCGGAAATCGAAACCGTCCGTCTAATTCAGGCACGTTCGTTGGCAAATAATGAAAGAACGCATTATCCGCAGGCAAAGGATCATATTCATGAAATCAACAGTGCGATCTGCGACATTAATATTGCTCAGCAGAGCGTTATTCTCTACACATCGCTAACTGCAAATGAAACGAAATGGAACATTCAAGCCAGAATCAGCACTGAAAACTATCAACAGCAACTGCTTCAATCCAATCTTTTGAATGCAGCTTCAGCGCTGCTCGTAATTTTTGCCGCCGCTATCGTCATAGCTTACATTATCCGCAAATCACTCATGCTTCCCTTTAAGCAACTCCAAAAAATTATCAAACATCAAGCTCCTGCCAAAGTTCTTCAAAGGTATGGCATCATGCATCGCAATGAGTTTGGTATTCTCGCTACCGAAATCAGTCAACTCATTCACACAATCGATCAAGAAAACGATAGCCTTAAAAGCCTTGCCAACGCACACACCGATCTCTATCAAAATGCCCCTGCCGCATTAATCAGCATCGATCTTGAAGGTTGCATTGAACATGCCAACCTCCGAGCCACTCATATGCTTGGCCTCGCGAATTGCAACGCTATGTCCGATGTCGATGCCTTCAATTACATCTATCCTTCAGATCGTCCCCTGCTCAAAGAGACACTCGATCGTCTTACTTGGCAAGACAACTGCCGCTGCAATATCCGTTTGCTTACACAAGTAAGCGAACAGCCAATCGATGTTGCGATTGAGGCCATTGGAGTATACGACGAACTCGGCAACCTATCCCATGCCCGCCTATCGCTCACAGATATCAGCCGTTCAAAAGAATTACACCGTCAACTACAAGATAAAACCTACCTCATGAATCTTGTCGTTGATCACATGTCCGATGGCATCCTACTCATCAATCGCGATAATAAAGTTGCCGCCATCAATCAACGCATGTGTACTCTCCTTCAAAGCGCACCGGAGCATATTCAAAACATAACCTACAACTCTCACACTTTCTGGGATAAACTCAACATCAAAGATCACGATGCGTTTATTCAGCAGGTTACTAATATCGAAGCGGATAATCAGCGCCCCGCGCAGGAACGTTTCGTCTCGCCACATTGCACGTATCTATTCCAAGGCATCCCCGTTCATGATGGCCTCGATAATCAACAAGGCCGCCTCTGGGTTGTATCAGAATCCCCCGATACCGAACATAATTCTCGTCTCATCAATCAGCACAATCAGCATCTTTCCGCCATCAAACATATGGCCGAAGAACTCACCAAAGCAAAAACAATCTCCGACCTCCTCGAAGCGACCGTTTCTCAACTCAACAATTTCTTTGATGTTGAAGCTGTTGGCATCGCGATCCGTGATAACAACCCCAACTCTCGAACCACACAACTGATCAACAGAAAATCAAACATCTGTGAGATCGCGCCTAATCGTGAGATAGCCCAAGCTGTTCAAACCGGCCTCATGCCCGAAATACTTGCCTCACCCGACTTCGCCTATTGGCCCGATCTTGATCTCAGTAAAGGCTTCTGGGTTAACAACCAGCGCAGCAACGGCTGGAGACAAACCTTCTCAAACGCTCGTTTCACATCACTCGCCGTTGGCCCTCTCATCGATAATTGCGGTTCCGCACAAGGCATCATCTGGTGCGCACAAAGATCAGGTGAGCGTTTTGATCGACACGAAATGCTCATGATCGAAATGATCACACCACTCATCGAAGCCCGGCTCGAAGTCGTCCAGATGCAGGAATCTCTTCAAGCGATCGACTTGATCGACCCCATTACCAGCCTACCCAATCAACAACAGTTCCACCTCGCCGCAGAACACTTCGATCATGCCACAAATTCCACTTGGTCATTACTCCTCATCGAAGTCGACAACTATCAGTCATGTCGCCAATCATTTAGTCACACCATCGCAAACAATCTTCTCACCCAAGTTGCCACACTCATAAAAAACAACACGCGGCGTAGCTGCTTCATCGCCAATTACCAAGGCCCCATCTTCGCCATTCTCATCCCTGAAACCGATCCGCAAAATCTCAACGAACTTGCCGAACGTCTCAGTTCACTCGCGACCACAACAACATTCAACCTCACCAGCGACCCCGCCCACGCCGTCGTGACATCCTTCAGCATCGGCGCTGCCTCATCCATCACCGATGGCCCTTCTATCACCAAAATCCTGGCCCGTGCAGTCACACGTCTCGATCGTGCTCGGAAATTGGGTCGCAACCATATCGTCTGTACCGATCCCGCCAGCATTTCGACTGCTAGCTGA
- a CDS encoding ClpP family protease, producing MPGHTTASPYQSPSLAAPIQRMREMTIDELLLENRIVFLVGEINYQSATSVIMKLLHLQNVKPSVDIHLYINSPGGAVDDTLAMYDTMNFLNCDVNTYCIGKAMSGGAVILAAGTKGKRFALPHSKVMIHQPYGGVYGQTTDVQIQAEEILKTKDVLNGILAKHTGQDKATIEEDSERDKFFAAAEAKEYGLVDEVIEKRPDEVKKGAHS from the coding sequence ATGCCCGGCCACACCACCGCCTCTCCCTATCAATCACCCTCTCTCGCCGCACCCATCCAACGCATGCGCGAGATGACCATTGACGAACTACTCCTCGAAAACCGCATCGTCTTCCTCGTCGGCGAAATCAACTATCAGTCCGCCACCTCAGTCATCATGAAGCTGCTTCACCTTCAGAACGTCAAGCCCAGCGTCGACATCCACCTCTACATCAACTCGCCCGGCGGTGCCGTCGACGACACACTCGCCATGTACGACACGATGAACTTCCTCAACTGCGACGTCAACACCTACTGCATCGGTAAAGCCATGTCTGGCGGTGCCGTCATCCTCGCAGCAGGTACCAAAGGTAAACGCTTCGCACTCCCGCACTCCAAAGTCATGATCCACCAGCCATACGGCGGCGTCTACGGCCAAACCACCGACGTCCAGATCCAGGCCGAGGAAATCCTCAAGACCAAAGACGTCCTCAACGGCATCCTTGCCAAGCACACCGGCCAAGATAAAGCCACCATCGAAGAAGATTCCGAACGTGATAAATTCTTCGCCGCCGCCGAAGCCAAAGAATACGGCCTCGTCGACGAAGTCATCGAAAAGCGTCCCGATGAAGTCAAAAAGGGTGCCCACTCCTAA
- the sugE gene encoding quaternary ammonium compound efflux SMR transporter SugE has product MPWFYLVLAGLTEIIWAIGLKYTESFTRPLPTIGVIIAMAISFFFLSLALKDIPIGTAYAVWTGIGAVGVAIIGMIYFGDPVNTLRIIFLTLIIGGVIGLKLSTIYAK; this is encoded by the coding sequence ATGCCTTGGTTCTACCTCGTCTTAGCAGGCCTCACCGAAATTATCTGGGCCATCGGCCTCAAATATACCGAATCCTTTACTCGCCCACTCCCAACCATCGGCGTCATCATCGCCATGGCCATCTCCTTCTTCTTTCTCTCGCTTGCACTCAAAGACATCCCCATCGGCACCGCCTACGCCGTCTGGACAGGCATCGGCGCAGTCGGTGTCGCTATCATCGGCATGATCTACTTCGGTGACCCCGTTAACACCCTCCGCATCATCTTCCTTACCCTCATCATCGGCGGTGTCATCGGCCTCAAACTCTCCACCATCTACGCCAAATAA
- a CDS encoding S66 peptidase family protein has translation MGRWMLCVMMCFAVGVLSMSGAAMGHDEDAGIEMKEREWIKPKALRKGDTILFVAPASPMNKQRMERAKARLEAMGFKTKQASDIWRVNGYLAGSDERRAQELMDAFTDPEVDAIFPGTGGYGTTRMLDKLDYEVIRANPKMLIGFSDITGLHLAIGRHSRLITFHTPNTMYGLGSEGNLSDFSAKYFFRAIMAEQYKEGKEGYVIELPKKRPEGMPAIRTLHGGKASGRLVGGNLSLVAATMGTPYEIETKGNILYVEDVGEKTYRLDRMFSTMKLAGRLDELNGVVLCHFTRAGGDEGDQSLDEVLDHYFKDLGIPVIAHFSTGHHKYNASLPNGAMVELDADAQTIRVLENPVELD, from the coding sequence ATGGGCCGATGGATGCTGTGTGTGATGATGTGCTTTGCGGTAGGTGTGCTGAGCATGAGTGGTGCTGCGATGGGGCATGATGAGGATGCAGGTATAGAGATGAAAGAGCGTGAGTGGATCAAGCCTAAAGCGTTAAGAAAGGGTGACACGATTTTGTTTGTGGCGCCGGCGAGCCCTATGAATAAGCAACGCATGGAGCGCGCAAAGGCGCGGCTTGAGGCGATGGGGTTTAAGACGAAGCAGGCATCAGATATTTGGCGCGTGAATGGGTATTTGGCGGGGAGTGATGAACGCCGGGCACAAGAATTGATGGATGCATTTACGGATCCTGAAGTGGATGCAATCTTTCCGGGTACGGGTGGATATGGAACTACTCGGATGCTAGACAAATTGGATTATGAGGTGATTAGAGCAAATCCGAAGATGCTGATAGGGTTCAGCGACATTACTGGGTTGCATTTGGCGATTGGCCGTCATTCGAGATTGATTACGTTTCACACGCCGAACACGATGTATGGGTTGGGTAGTGAGGGGAATCTGAGTGATTTTTCCGCAAAATATTTCTTCCGAGCGATTATGGCGGAGCAATATAAAGAGGGTAAAGAAGGTTATGTGATTGAGTTGCCAAAGAAGCGTCCGGAGGGGATGCCTGCGATACGAACATTGCATGGTGGGAAAGCGAGCGGACGATTGGTTGGAGGCAACTTATCATTGGTCGCGGCAACGATGGGCACGCCTTATGAGATCGAGACAAAAGGGAACATTCTTTATGTTGAGGATGTTGGTGAGAAGACCTATCGCCTAGATAGAATGTTCAGCACGATGAAACTTGCGGGTCGGTTGGATGAACTGAATGGTGTGGTTTTATGTCACTTTACACGAGCGGGTGGTGATGAAGGCGACCAGAGTTTAGATGAAGTTTTAGATCATTACTTCAAAGACTTAGGTATCCCTGTAATAGCACATTTTTCAACAGGACATCATAAGTACAATGCTTCATTGCCGAACGGGGCGATGGTTGAGCTTGACGCGGATGCTCAGACGATACGGGTTTTGGAGAATCCGGTGGAGCTGGACTGA
- a CDS encoding FtsW/RodA/SpoVE family cell cycle protein, whose product MIRSAHIMMLTAAALLCFGLLMVQSAGMYVGATDIQTTADVTTSWTNYLSKFLTSSTALHAALAILAMLFASRINVRQFFTSRGLTNPLPYLILIAFALVILTQVPGIGREVNASKRWLAIGTFTFQPSEIVKWVMILAIAYWCARKRGIMHRFLPGLFPPIILIAIACGLIVIEDLGTAALIGLVSFCLLYAGGARIYQLILLAVPALAAVYYFITSSSYRMDRITAFLDPWADPQGTGFHPIQSMTAIAEGGLFGKGLGNGVRKLGYLPEDTTDFIYAIICEELGIFGAIAIIVLFTVLLFTGLGIIRETRDTFGRLVALGFILTITIQALINVAVVTVVIPTKGIALPLVSKGGTGWILTAFAIGLVASLDNAHHLEASPIDSPLESPQLSTA is encoded by the coding sequence ATGATCCGTTCCGCACACATCATGATGCTCACCGCAGCCGCCCTCCTATGCTTCGGCCTCCTCATGGTGCAATCTGCTGGTATGTATGTCGGTGCCACCGATATCCAAACCACAGCCGACGTCACCACCTCTTGGACCAACTACCTCTCCAAGTTCCTCACCTCCTCCACAGCCCTCCACGCCGCCCTCGCCATCCTCGCCATGCTCTTCGCTTCACGCATCAACGTCCGCCAGTTCTTCACCTCTCGTGGCCTCACCAATCCCCTTCCATACCTCATTCTCATCGCTTTCGCCCTCGTGATCCTCACCCAAGTCCCAGGCATCGGCAGAGAAGTCAATGCCTCCAAGCGTTGGCTCGCCATCGGCACCTTCACCTTCCAGCCCTCCGAAATCGTTAAATGGGTCATGATCCTCGCCATCGCCTACTGGTGCGCCCGTAAACGCGGCATCATGCACCGATTCCTCCCAGGACTCTTCCCACCCATCATCCTCATCGCTATCGCCTGCGGCCTCATCGTCATCGAAGACCTCGGCACCGCCGCACTCATCGGCCTCGTCTCATTCTGCCTCCTCTACGCCGGCGGAGCCCGTATCTACCAGCTCATCCTCCTCGCCGTCCCCGCACTCGCCGCCGTCTACTACTTCATCACATCCTCCTCCTATCGCATGGACCGTATCACCGCCTTCCTCGACCCTTGGGCCGATCCGCAAGGCACAGGCTTCCACCCCATCCAATCCATGACCGCCATCGCCGAAGGCGGACTCTTCGGCAAGGGTCTCGGCAACGGTGTCCGCAAACTCGGCTACCTCCCCGAAGACACCACCGACTTCATCTACGCCATCATCTGCGAAGAGCTCGGCATCTTCGGCGCCATCGCCATCATCGTCCTCTTCACCGTCCTCCTCTTCACAGGTCTCGGCATCATCCGTGAAACCCGCGACACCTTCGGCCGCCTCGTCGCCCTCGGCTTTATCCTCACCATCACAATCCAAGCGCTCATCAATGTCGCCGTTGTCACCGTCGTTATCCCCACTAAAGGCATCGCGCTCCCCCTCGTCTCCAAAGGCGGCACCGGCTGGATCCTCACCGCCTTCGCCATCGGCCTCGTCGCTTCCCTCGACAACGCGCACCACCTTGAAGCATCCCCCATCGATTCCCCTCTGGAATCCCCCCAACTCTCAACCGCCTAA
- a CDS encoding UDP-N-acetylglucosamine--N-acetylmuramyl-(pentapeptide) pyrophosphoryl-undecaprenol N-acetylglucosamine transferase, translating into MAKRTIIFAGGGSGGHIFPNIAINEQLIDLAPDSAIHYLLSNRPIDADIAAKNDLPYTALPAVPFNIRPRKFLNFYKNYKASQQHVISLFRQLNPTALVATGGFVSAPAVKAAKTLNIPIALVNLDAIPGKANRFAAKDATETFSVYPTGHLPRAKQIGLPLRQSARIQKEQDLARLDLHLDPGKPTLLIFAGSQGGQTLNKMMIEFASRTNARNLLTDWQILHITGQADYESVKNVYTQLKIPARVEPFCNQMHLVWAAATLAICRSGAGSVAEVWANAIPTIFLPYPFHKDNHQQANVEPLAATGGALVLKDLIEPHLNASQLIGALKALVTNEARREKMIASLKNTIPVDGAAEVARWLLTA; encoded by the coding sequence ATGGCCAAACGCACCATCATCTTCGCAGGCGGCGGTTCAGGCGGCCACATCTTCCCCAACATCGCCATCAACGAACAACTCATCGACCTCGCACCCGACTCTGCTATCCACTATCTATTGTCTAATCGTCCGATAGACGCTGATATCGCCGCCAAAAACGATCTGCCCTACACCGCCCTTCCTGCCGTCCCTTTCAACATCCGACCACGCAAATTCCTTAACTTCTATAAAAACTATAAAGCTTCTCAACAACACGTCATCTCACTCTTCCGCCAACTCAATCCCACCGCGCTCGTCGCCACCGGCGGCTTCGTCTCCGCACCCGCCGTCAAAGCCGCCAAAACGCTCAATATCCCCATCGCACTCGTCAACCTCGACGCCATCCCCGGCAAGGCCAACCGTTTCGCCGCAAAAGACGCCACAGAAACCTTCTCCGTCTACCCCACTGGCCACCTCCCCCGAGCCAAACAAATCGGTCTCCCCCTTCGTCAATCCGCACGCATCCAAAAGGAACAAGACCTCGCTCGCCTCGACCTCCATCTCGATCCCGGCAAGCCCACTCTCCTTATCTTCGCCGGTTCCCAAGGCGGCCAAACCCTCAACAAAATGATGATCGAATTCGCCTCACGCACCAACGCCCGCAACCTCCTCACCGATTGGCAAATCCTCCACATCACCGGCCAAGCCGATTACGAATCCGTCAAAAACGTCTACACGCAACTCAAAATCCCCGCACGCGTCGAGCCTTTCTGCAACCAGATGCATCTCGTCTGGGCCGCCGCCACCCTCGCCATCTGTCGCTCCGGTGCTGGCTCCGTTGCCGAAGTCTGGGCCAATGCGATCCCCACCATCTTCCTCCCATACCCCTTCCATAAAGACAATCATCAACAAGCCAATGTCGAACCTCTCGCCGCCACCGGCGGCGCCCTCGTCCTCAAAGACCTCATCGAGCCCCACCTCAACGCTTCCCAGCTCATCGGCGCCCTTAAAGCCCTCGTCACCAACGAAGCTCGTCGTGAGAAAATGATCGCCAGCCTCAAAAACACGATCCCCGTCGACGGCGCTGCCGAAGTCGCCCGTTGGCTCCTCACCGCCTAA